From the Tripterygium wilfordii isolate XIE 37 chromosome 6, ASM1340144v1, whole genome shotgun sequence genome, one window contains:
- the LOC119999943 gene encoding probable E3 ubiquitin-protein ligase RHG1A isoform X3, with protein MQGQRGTIGSLPEILEFSHGSSSEQQNLSGWSLGEPNFSGSQNEVSRGVQKREDALLASASAHSGTGQRSEEWQCDPPNVLSLGSVNMNPLFLRSSNADGIPQNLNLNADFGGDDHQASEFPNLNKSSGSVREHIQLAGSSNTFLPPSGSGGYLVQENDSRPNCSLDGRRASCKRKALEGSVGQSSMDGSSNYLQLTESSLWHGGSGRYNEGTSLSISSPSEQSNPRLCARTSDTVSGSMLTGSAEGSHRNFRLRINPPNQQEPTTLTLPSTGNAVRYSSVSTPQQSSRPIPVDHSLDLRSASASNSAMPQSQSTVIGVPPMLQNVQPFGWNDSSSSRAVTSAGSFVSNDRNAVRIEDVSSRSRARNIQERPMFVPATELRGRNQTTRNLTGAHTNIPGNAGSTATAGSSSGVHRLRAPHWVPHPHPPSRNTRRLPEYVRRSLFSSIGADSGGQNNSLLHSAAPSSDERALPSGAGNDGHHRLNSRSMSWMERHGDGALGISYPLRTLASVGEGRSRLVASEQIRNVLELMRRGGNIRFEDVMLLDQSVFFGGADLHDRHRDMRLDVDNMSYEELLALEERIGNVNTGLSEEIILNRLKQRKYSTSVGTQQETEPCCVCQEEYNGGEDIGTLDCGHGFHAECIKQWLKHKNLCPICKTAGLAV; from the exons ATGCAAGGGCAAAGGGGAACTATTGGTTCCTTGCCAGAAATTCTGGAATTCAGCCATGGATCTTCATCAG AACAACAAAACTTGAGTGGATGGAGCTTGGGCGAACCAAATTTCAGTGGCTCACAAAATGAGGTCAGCCGTGGTGTGCAGAAAAGGGAAGATGCATTGTTAGCTTCAGCTAGTGCTCATAGTGGGACTGGCCAAAGGTCAGAAGAATGGCAATGTGATCCACCTAATGTTCTTTCTCTGGGAAGTGTCAATATGAACCCTCTGTTTTTACGCAGTTCCAATGCTGATGGAATTCCGCAGAATCTTAACTTAAATGCAGATTTTGGTGGTGATGATCATCAGGCTTCAGAGTTTCCCAATCTAAATAAGTCTAGTGGATCGGTACGTGAGCACATACAACTTGCTGGCAGCTCCAATACATTTCTGCCTCCTTCAGGAAGTGGTGGATATTTGGTTCAAGAAAATGACAGCCGACCCAACTGTTCATTGGATGGTCGCCGTGCTTCCTGCAAAAGGAAGGCACTTGAAGGAAGTGTTGGGCAGTCCTCTATGGATGGAAGTTCAAACTACCTTCAGCTGACAGAAAGCAGTTTATGGCATGGTGGTTCAGGTCGATATAATGAAGGAACCAGTTTGAGCATTTCTTCTCCTTCGGAACAATCAAACCCAAGACTTTGTGCAAGAACTTCTGACACTGTTTCTGGTTCAATGCTGACAGGAAGTGCTGAAGGATCCCACAGAAATTTCCGCCTAAGGATTAACCCTCCAAATCAGCAGGAACCTACCACCCTCACTTTACCTTCAACAGGGAATGCTGTTAGGTATTCAAGTGTTTCAACTCCCCAGCAGTCATCTAGACCTATTCCAGTTGACCACTCTTTGGACTTAAGGTCAGCCTCAGCCTCCAATAGTGCTATGCCTCAGAGCCAGTCTACTGTAATCGGTGTTCCACCTATGCTGCAAAATGTGCAACCATTTGGGTGGAATGACAGCTCTAGCTCTAGAGCTGTTACTTCAGCAGGTTCTTTTGTTTCCAATGATAGAAATGCTGTTCGAATCGAGGATGTGAGCTCAAGGAGTAGAGCCAGAAACATCCAGGAACGTCCTATGTTTGTTCCAGCAACTGAGTTAAGGGGTAGAAATCAAACGACTAGAAATTTAACCGGTGCACATACAAATATTCCTGGTAATGCTGGTTCCACAGCTACGGCCGGCTCAAGTTCAGGTGTCCATCGGTTACGTGCTCCTCACTGGGTACCTCATCCCCATCCACCTTCAAGAAATACTAGAAGATTGCCTGAGTATGTCCGTCGATCGTTGTTTTCTTCTATTGGTGCTGACTCGGGAGGTCAAAATAATTCTTTACTACATTCAGCTGCCCCTTCCTCAGATGAGAGGGCGCTTCCATCTGGAGCTGGTAATGATGGGCATCATCGCCTGAACTCAAGGTCAATGTCATGGATGGAGAGACATGGTGATGGTGCACTTGGAATTTCCTATCCGTTGCGAACTTTGGCTTCTGTCGGTGAGGGAAGAAGCAGGCTTGTTGCATCCGAG cAGATTCGAAATGTCTTGGAACTTATGCGCAGAGGCGGGAACATACGATTTGAG GATGTCATGCTACTTGACCAATCAGTATTTTTTGGGGGTGCTGATCTCCATGATAGGCATAGGGATATGCGGCTTGATGTCGACAACATGTCCTATGAG gAATTATTAGCACTGGAGGAGCGTATTGGCAATGTGAATACTGGACTGAGTGAAGAAATCATACTGAACCGACTGAAACAACGGAAATATTCTACTTCAGTAGGTACTCAGCAGGAGACCGAGCCATGCTGCGTTTGCCAG GAGGAGTATAATGGCGGAGAAGATATTGGAACGTTGGATTGCGGACATGGGTTTCATGCTGAATGTATCAAACAGTGGCTGAAGCACAAGAATTTGTGCCCCATATGCAAAACAGCGGGGCTGGCTGTATGA
- the LOC119999943 gene encoding probable E3 ubiquitin-protein ligase RHG1A isoform X1, with the protein MQGQRGTIGSLPEILEFSHGSSSGNPVVNQPICWNNIPNPVGNHMPNYMLAPNSEVAYVNSLNQEQQNLSGWSLGEPNFSGSQNEVSRGVQKREDALLASASAHSGTGQRSEEWQCDPPNVLSLGSVNMNPLFLRSSNADGIPQNLNLNADFGGDDHQASEFPNLNKSSGSVREHIQLAGSSNTFLPPSGSGGYLVQENDSRPNCSLDGRRASCKRKALEGSVGQSSMDGSSNYLQLTESSLWHGGSGRYNEGTSLSISSPSEQSNPRLCARTSDTVSGSMLTGSAEGSHRNFRLRINPPNQQEPTTLTLPSTGNAVRYSSVSTPQQSSRPIPVDHSLDLRSASASNSAMPQSQSTVIGVPPMLQNVQPFGWNDSSSSRAVTSAGSFVSNDRNAVRIEDVSSRSRARNIQERPMFVPATELRGRNQTTRNLTGAHTNIPGNAGSTATAGSSSGVHRLRAPHWVPHPHPPSRNTRRLPEYVRRSLFSSIGADSGGQNNSLLHSAAPSSDERALPSGAGNDGHHRLNSRSMSWMERHGDGALGISYPLRTLASVGEGRSRLVASEQIRNVLELMRRGGNIRFEDVMLLDQSVFFGGADLHDRHRDMRLDVDNMSYEELLALEERIGNVNTGLSEEIILNRLKQRKYSTSVGTQQETEPCCVCQEEYNGGEDIGTLDCGHGFHAECIKQWLKHKNLCPICKTAGLAV; encoded by the exons ATGCAAGGGCAAAGGGGAACTATTGGTTCCTTGCCAGAAATTCTGGAATTCAGCCATGGATCTTCATCAGGTAATCCTGTCGTAAACCAGCCAATTTGCTGGAATAATATACCAAATCCTGTTGGAAATCATATGCCAAATTATATGCTGGCACCTAATTCAGAAGTTGCATATGTGAATTCTCTTAATCAAGAACAACAAAACTTGAGTGGATGGAGCTTGGGCGAACCAAATTTCAGTGGCTCACAAAATGAGGTCAGCCGTGGTGTGCAGAAAAGGGAAGATGCATTGTTAGCTTCAGCTAGTGCTCATAGTGGGACTGGCCAAAGGTCAGAAGAATGGCAATGTGATCCACCTAATGTTCTTTCTCTGGGAAGTGTCAATATGAACCCTCTGTTTTTACGCAGTTCCAATGCTGATGGAATTCCGCAGAATCTTAACTTAAATGCAGATTTTGGTGGTGATGATCATCAGGCTTCAGAGTTTCCCAATCTAAATAAGTCTAGTGGATCGGTACGTGAGCACATACAACTTGCTGGCAGCTCCAATACATTTCTGCCTCCTTCAGGAAGTGGTGGATATTTGGTTCAAGAAAATGACAGCCGACCCAACTGTTCATTGGATGGTCGCCGTGCTTCCTGCAAAAGGAAGGCACTTGAAGGAAGTGTTGGGCAGTCCTCTATGGATGGAAGTTCAAACTACCTTCAGCTGACAGAAAGCAGTTTATGGCATGGTGGTTCAGGTCGATATAATGAAGGAACCAGTTTGAGCATTTCTTCTCCTTCGGAACAATCAAACCCAAGACTTTGTGCAAGAACTTCTGACACTGTTTCTGGTTCAATGCTGACAGGAAGTGCTGAAGGATCCCACAGAAATTTCCGCCTAAGGATTAACCCTCCAAATCAGCAGGAACCTACCACCCTCACTTTACCTTCAACAGGGAATGCTGTTAGGTATTCAAGTGTTTCAACTCCCCAGCAGTCATCTAGACCTATTCCAGTTGACCACTCTTTGGACTTAAGGTCAGCCTCAGCCTCCAATAGTGCTATGCCTCAGAGCCAGTCTACTGTAATCGGTGTTCCACCTATGCTGCAAAATGTGCAACCATTTGGGTGGAATGACAGCTCTAGCTCTAGAGCTGTTACTTCAGCAGGTTCTTTTGTTTCCAATGATAGAAATGCTGTTCGAATCGAGGATGTGAGCTCAAGGAGTAGAGCCAGAAACATCCAGGAACGTCCTATGTTTGTTCCAGCAACTGAGTTAAGGGGTAGAAATCAAACGACTAGAAATTTAACCGGTGCACATACAAATATTCCTGGTAATGCTGGTTCCACAGCTACGGCCGGCTCAAGTTCAGGTGTCCATCGGTTACGTGCTCCTCACTGGGTACCTCATCCCCATCCACCTTCAAGAAATACTAGAAGATTGCCTGAGTATGTCCGTCGATCGTTGTTTTCTTCTATTGGTGCTGACTCGGGAGGTCAAAATAATTCTTTACTACATTCAGCTGCCCCTTCCTCAGATGAGAGGGCGCTTCCATCTGGAGCTGGTAATGATGGGCATCATCGCCTGAACTCAAGGTCAATGTCATGGATGGAGAGACATGGTGATGGTGCACTTGGAATTTCCTATCCGTTGCGAACTTTGGCTTCTGTCGGTGAGGGAAGAAGCAGGCTTGTTGCATCCGAG cAGATTCGAAATGTCTTGGAACTTATGCGCAGAGGCGGGAACATACGATTTGAG GATGTCATGCTACTTGACCAATCAGTATTTTTTGGGGGTGCTGATCTCCATGATAGGCATAGGGATATGCGGCTTGATGTCGACAACATGTCCTATGAG gAATTATTAGCACTGGAGGAGCGTATTGGCAATGTGAATACTGGACTGAGTGAAGAAATCATACTGAACCGACTGAAACAACGGAAATATTCTACTTCAGTAGGTACTCAGCAGGAGACCGAGCCATGCTGCGTTTGCCAG GAGGAGTATAATGGCGGAGAAGATATTGGAACGTTGGATTGCGGACATGGGTTTCATGCTGAATGTATCAAACAGTGGCTGAAGCACAAGAATTTGTGCCCCATATGCAAAACAGCGGGGCTGGCTGTATGA
- the LOC119999943 gene encoding probable E3 ubiquitin-protein ligase RHG1A isoform X2, whose translation MQGQRGTIGSLPEILEFSHGSSSGNPVVNQPICWNNIPNPVGNHMPNYMLAPNSEVAYVNSLNQEQQNLSGWSLGEPNFSGSQNEVSRGVQKREDALLASASAHSGTGQRSEEWQCDPPNVLSLGSVNMNPLFLRSSNADGIPQNLNLNADFGGDDHQASEFPNLNKSSGSVREHIQLAGSSNTFLPPSGSGGYLVQENDSRPNCSLDGRRASCKRKALEGSVGQSSMDGSSNYLQLTESSLWHGGSGRYNEGTSLSISSPSEQSNPRLCARTSDTVSGSMLTGSAEGSHRNFRLRINPPNQQEPTTLTLPSTGNAVRYSSVSTPQQSSRPIPVDHSLDLRSASASNSAMPQSQSTVIGVPPMLQNVQPFGWNDSSSSRAVTSAGSFVSNDRNAVRIEDVSSRSRARNIQERPMFVPATELRGRNQTTRNLTGAHTNIPGNAGSTATAGSSSGVHRLRAPHWVPHPHPPSRNTRRLPEYVRRSLFSSIGADSGGQNNSLLHSAAPSSDERALPSGAGNDGHHRLNSRSMSWMERHGDGALGISYPLRTLASVGEGRSRLVASEIRNVLELMRRGGNIRFEDVMLLDQSVFFGGADLHDRHRDMRLDVDNMSYEELLALEERIGNVNTGLSEEIILNRLKQRKYSTSVGTQQETEPCCVCQEEYNGGEDIGTLDCGHGFHAECIKQWLKHKNLCPICKTAGLAV comes from the exons ATGCAAGGGCAAAGGGGAACTATTGGTTCCTTGCCAGAAATTCTGGAATTCAGCCATGGATCTTCATCAGGTAATCCTGTCGTAAACCAGCCAATTTGCTGGAATAATATACCAAATCCTGTTGGAAATCATATGCCAAATTATATGCTGGCACCTAATTCAGAAGTTGCATATGTGAATTCTCTTAATCAAGAACAACAAAACTTGAGTGGATGGAGCTTGGGCGAACCAAATTTCAGTGGCTCACAAAATGAGGTCAGCCGTGGTGTGCAGAAAAGGGAAGATGCATTGTTAGCTTCAGCTAGTGCTCATAGTGGGACTGGCCAAAGGTCAGAAGAATGGCAATGTGATCCACCTAATGTTCTTTCTCTGGGAAGTGTCAATATGAACCCTCTGTTTTTACGCAGTTCCAATGCTGATGGAATTCCGCAGAATCTTAACTTAAATGCAGATTTTGGTGGTGATGATCATCAGGCTTCAGAGTTTCCCAATCTAAATAAGTCTAGTGGATCGGTACGTGAGCACATACAACTTGCTGGCAGCTCCAATACATTTCTGCCTCCTTCAGGAAGTGGTGGATATTTGGTTCAAGAAAATGACAGCCGACCCAACTGTTCATTGGATGGTCGCCGTGCTTCCTGCAAAAGGAAGGCACTTGAAGGAAGTGTTGGGCAGTCCTCTATGGATGGAAGTTCAAACTACCTTCAGCTGACAGAAAGCAGTTTATGGCATGGTGGTTCAGGTCGATATAATGAAGGAACCAGTTTGAGCATTTCTTCTCCTTCGGAACAATCAAACCCAAGACTTTGTGCAAGAACTTCTGACACTGTTTCTGGTTCAATGCTGACAGGAAGTGCTGAAGGATCCCACAGAAATTTCCGCCTAAGGATTAACCCTCCAAATCAGCAGGAACCTACCACCCTCACTTTACCTTCAACAGGGAATGCTGTTAGGTATTCAAGTGTTTCAACTCCCCAGCAGTCATCTAGACCTATTCCAGTTGACCACTCTTTGGACTTAAGGTCAGCCTCAGCCTCCAATAGTGCTATGCCTCAGAGCCAGTCTACTGTAATCGGTGTTCCACCTATGCTGCAAAATGTGCAACCATTTGGGTGGAATGACAGCTCTAGCTCTAGAGCTGTTACTTCAGCAGGTTCTTTTGTTTCCAATGATAGAAATGCTGTTCGAATCGAGGATGTGAGCTCAAGGAGTAGAGCCAGAAACATCCAGGAACGTCCTATGTTTGTTCCAGCAACTGAGTTAAGGGGTAGAAATCAAACGACTAGAAATTTAACCGGTGCACATACAAATATTCCTGGTAATGCTGGTTCCACAGCTACGGCCGGCTCAAGTTCAGGTGTCCATCGGTTACGTGCTCCTCACTGGGTACCTCATCCCCATCCACCTTCAAGAAATACTAGAAGATTGCCTGAGTATGTCCGTCGATCGTTGTTTTCTTCTATTGGTGCTGACTCGGGAGGTCAAAATAATTCTTTACTACATTCAGCTGCCCCTTCCTCAGATGAGAGGGCGCTTCCATCTGGAGCTGGTAATGATGGGCATCATCGCCTGAACTCAAGGTCAATGTCATGGATGGAGAGACATGGTGATGGTGCACTTGGAATTTCCTATCCGTTGCGAACTTTGGCTTCTGTCGGTGAGGGAAGAAGCAGGCTTGTTGCATCCGAG ATTCGAAATGTCTTGGAACTTATGCGCAGAGGCGGGAACATACGATTTGAG GATGTCATGCTACTTGACCAATCAGTATTTTTTGGGGGTGCTGATCTCCATGATAGGCATAGGGATATGCGGCTTGATGTCGACAACATGTCCTATGAG gAATTATTAGCACTGGAGGAGCGTATTGGCAATGTGAATACTGGACTGAGTGAAGAAATCATACTGAACCGACTGAAACAACGGAAATATTCTACTTCAGTAGGTACTCAGCAGGAGACCGAGCCATGCTGCGTTTGCCAG GAGGAGTATAATGGCGGAGAAGATATTGGAACGTTGGATTGCGGACATGGGTTTCATGCTGAATGTATCAAACAGTGGCTGAAGCACAAGAATTTGTGCCCCATATGCAAAACAGCGGGGCTGGCTGTATGA